One segment of Danio aesculapii chromosome 3, fDanAes4.1, whole genome shotgun sequence DNA contains the following:
- the LOC130220686 gene encoding gastrula zinc finger protein XlCGF7.1-like has translation MEETPHVKMREKTKSLKERDKKCFTCTQCGKSLANKVNLKVHMRIHTGEKPFTCSQCGRSFRDSSNLNQHMKIHTGEKTHTCDQCSKTFLRASELNLHLRVHTKEKPYSCSVCGKSFVNQGSLRYHQKTHTGVREYVCSECEKTFITATILKQHQMIHTGEKPYKCSHCDMRFSYLGRQKTHERIHTGEKPYKCSHCDKRFSRIENHKSHERIHTGEKPYKCSQCDKRFRDSQCLKMHQRIHTGEKPYKCSHCDKRFSCIGNQKSHEKIHTGEKHYRCSHCDKRFSHLGNQKSHERIHTREKRHK, from the coding sequence ATGGAGGAGACACCCCATGTTAAAATGAGAGAAAAAACTAAATCACTAAAGGAAAGAGACAAAAaatgtttcacctgcactcagtgtggaaagagtctggCAAACAAAGTGAATCTCAAGgtccacatgaggatccacaccggagagaaaccattcacatgttctCAGTGTGGGAGAAGTTTCAGAgactcatcaaaccttaatcaacacatgaagatccacactggagagaaaacacacacatgtgatcagtgcagcaaaacatttttaaggGCTTCAGAGCTGAATCTTCATCTTAGAGTTCACacaaaggagaagccttattcatgctctgtgtgtggaaagagttttgtaAATCAAGGAAGTTTAAGATATCATCAGAAGActcacactggtgtgagagagtatGTGTGCTCCGAGTGTGAGAAGACCTTTATTACAGCTACAATCTTAAAACAACAccagatgattcacactggagagaaaccgtacaagtgttcacactgcgacatgaGATTCAGTTATTTAGGAAGAcagaaaacacatgagaggattcacactggagagaaaccttacaagtgttcacactgcgacaagagattcagtcggATAGAAAACCACAAatcacatgagaggattcacactggggagaaaccgtacaagtgttcacagtGCGACAAGAGATTCCGTGATTCCCAATGTCTAAAAatgcaccagaggattcacactggagagaaaccttataaatgttcacactgcgacaagagattcagttgCATAGGAAATCAGAAATCACATGagaagattcacactggagagaaacattacaggtgttcacactgcgacaagagattcagtcatTTAGGAAACCAGAAatcacatgagaggattcacactagAGAGAAACGTCACAAGTGa